TGATCTCCTTACCATCCTGGCTGAATAACTCATTGATCTACTTATCCTTCCAGGCCTTGGAAATGGTGAAACTTGAACCGCCATTGAAGATGATGAATATTCCTCAtctgatgaagatgatgatgaaaaCCCACCACAAGACATTGAAACTGTGAAATGTTGAAGCATCCCATTcatgtttttctcttttaactTTGCTGAAACAACCTTGACAAGCTCTTCTGGAGGACCTCCACAGTCAATGTAAGCCATTAAGTCCATAGATGACAAGGTCTTGAGTGCTGCAGCTACTGTCTCATCACAACAGGCTAAAGTGAAAGGTGAAATCTCACCTATTAGGGTCCTCTCACTGTCAACAACAGCCACTGAGGTTTGTTCCACCAAAGCTCTAGAGATAGCTCCAATGGCAGCTGAGGCAGGTGAGTGATACTCAATGGTGAGGGTATTGGGGCTGATTATGTTAAGTGTGTCAATGGAGAAAGAAGAGATTGGGGAAAAAAGACCAATGGAGCTTAATAAGAATCTGATAATATCTTCTTGTGTTAACCAACAAAATGGCTTTTGTTGCTGTTTTGATCTCTTGTTGTTGAACACCTTGGTTTTGATTGGTACCACAAGGTTTTGTGCTCCTTCAAGTATAAGATCAATTGCTTCTAACAAgctgaaaattatgaaaattgataaaacaaaacttaaataaaacattgaagaaaaaaaagctaGAAATCATgtgtgtatataaatataccTGCAAGATGGTTCCACATGGATAATAAGACCAGGGATCTTAGGTAAAAGTACAGAAACTGGTTGTTTCAAAGCAATTGAAGGTGATACCAAATTTTCATCTTTGCAAAGATAACAAATCACATCCACAATGCAAACTTTGCCTACACATCTACTACAACACTCATCATCATCACAATTCCAGATACTAACAAAGTTGTCATCAGAGGTTTTCAAGACCTCAAGAGCTTCAGCAATGGTGGATGTGATGGAAAGTGACCTTAGTGCTGGCTTCCCAAGACACAGGTCAGACAACTCATGTGACAATAGACTTACTGCCatgcaaaaaagaaaagtacGGAAATTTTGAGTAACTTAAAGTGGGGTATAAAGGGTtgcttcttctttctttcttttgctgGTTTTTGAAAGAAAGATGGTGAAACTGGAGATTGTGTAGGGGGTTATATATAAGAGAGGTGATTTGTAAAATGAAGGGGGAAGGGGGAAGGGGGAAGGGGAAGGGCAAAAGAGAAAATGTGGGTCCaagttattttgttttataattttaaagtaaataaataactaaatgaAATTATTCATGTTACAGTTGGCataggtaaaagtattatgtaATTCCTGTATTAGAAATTAGATTAtatcatgttttattaattaaaaattgaatatattagtttatatatattatattaaggaGTAAATTgatctttctgttaaaaaattatttattttattgttaaaattaatttcatacgTCAACATAAGATACATGTAGCATATCATGTATcactatttaattattctactaatcacgttaatttttaatagaaatgactaatttatttttaatctaatatcgtaaattaatttactcttttctgactaaataaaataaaatgcaagagatattcattttacttttcctGTTTTTAGGTCATCTTCAAATgtgtaaatttacattttatagtACAGGTTAGGTTTACATTATGGTAATTATCATTTCCTTCAGGACATCATTAAGTTCTTACAATGGAAgcttttatatttatgtttcatCCGGTttgtatttcatatattttgatattaattttaaaatttagaaataaatattaaagttatacataaattttgattcaatatataatttgataagtaaattttaatttggagtaattatacacatgaaactttaattgtggttcaaatgtatatgtgaaattctaattttgattcaatcatatatatttaaaaaatacatcaatttatttttgtataggttaaatataattatttgtatatgcaatacataaatatataaaataatgttatatcaataattatattaataatttatgagaattggatcaaatcgaattatatatatattctatattttcctaaaactgataataaatttattagtaatgtattttaatataatttaccgTCGGTTAAATCGAATGTatcaattaaattgattaagtcGAATGTATCAAAACTTGGTTATCAAATAAACTGACtccataataataaatataaccCTTAACGTTTATCTAATTTGTCATTTGGGTcttaattcttttcttttatcactttagctctcaacctttaaatttgagttaaattaccttttcttaaatgaaaagttaacTGAACTGTTAAAGGTTTAACGACATTGATGTAATAACTCATATATATGACATTCCATGTGtacctaataaaaataaaaattcaacaaatttaaaaaagcttcatattttttaaataaaattatccacaTCAACAACAAAATACATGTAGACTATCACGCGGGCTAGCACATTAGTAcggttaaaaaattaacaattttgttAGCTTTTCTACCCAGCaaaaaacaatttaaccaaaatttgaatgttgaggTCAAAGTAattgacaaaagaaaaagaattagtactaaaatgacaaaatagaTAAACATTAAGGATTCCTGAACtaaataattactaattttacaaccataatttttattaacaataaattactaatttatgATGAGTTATCGAATCTGGTTAATTGGTCAAATGTGTTTATCTCTTCTCAAGTTGCAGCAATTACTTATCAATAATTAATCTACaactttgaataaaatatgcTTCCCTtcttataattctttttttccaaatttatgCATGGCTCATGTTGTTTTGCATCATCTTTGCttaatttatgatgttttttcctaattagagagagagagagagagagatgaaattaatattttatttcaagctaaaatttaaaaaattgaaatatatatataaaagaagtgTAATGTCTGCTTTTATTCCAAATTTAAGCATTGGGCATGTTGTTCCTACATCGTCCATGCTTAATTTATGAACTATTTTCTTAATTAGAGGGTACAAAAGAgatgaattaatattttattttaagctaaaaataaaaataattgaaatatataaagaaaaaggtacaatgtcttttctttttgctcgtaaaataattaaaataagtaaatgattACATAGACTTATTCATATTAAAGCTTCTTGAATAACCACATGAGGGTCGTTAAACATATGCAAGTCTTCATCATTcgaaaaaatcatttttactATTGCACCCACTACCTTATTAGACTCTATACGAATGTATCTCAAAAACCATTTCTCTTCGTTTGATAAAATCTATTGAATTCTTCTAACTAGTGTAGAATTTGAGCATTCAAGTTTATTGTCACAAATAGCTTCAACAACCTCAAGATTATGATTGGATGGTAACCTCATCATAACTTTGTTTTCGAAGTAGAAGTAGACTATCCAATATGCCACATAACTCAACAATAAAGATCGAATACTTCCTCAAAAAGCAATTATACCTCAAAATCCACTTCCCCTTTTCATCTCGTATTACTTCGCCTACAACAAAGAAACTAGATGTAGTCTATCCAATGTCTTTGATTTATGGCATTTTACCCCAAGCTTATGCTTTTAATTATGTGGTTTTGTAATAATTTGTAGTAACAATTTGCTTTTAAgaaccctaatttaattgaatcTACTCATTCCATTGCTTATAAGAGATAAATTACAAAAAGTTATCCtttaagaaagaaagagagtGAAACATGTGATGgcattgattaattttaattattgtgatTCAGCTCCTTTTTACTCTAAGTTGaaacaacaataattaaatataatactaaaattaacatGTGCATAGACTGGGGATTGAGGACCAAAatgcagaagaaaaaaaacttctctattgtaacaaaataatacccaatattgtatttaggcaccatttattttgaaatattaatttctatttatatttttgtgggtattaatttatgaattttagtCGATTGAGTATTAATTCGATTGGCATGGACATTATTGTTAGTgcaggaggatgtgggttcgagtgcgctgaagcacattatcttcctatttattgGTTAGGGAGGAGCTATGGATAGTTCTAAATATTGTGTTAAAAGGAACAATaatcagaacctataataagTGACACCAGAGATATTCTTTTGCtatgtaattttcaaaattttaaatcaaaatgtcTTTTTAGTAGTAATTAGGTACcataaaatttaagggttagtaTTTCATTGGTAGTGAAATCTTTTAATTCTACAAGCACAGTTAAAAAATTGTCACGTGtctttttcctttatatatttattttttaatattttattatactaaatAGGACATTTGTTATCATCCAACTTTACTTGTACAGTTTAAAAATTCTATTGGGAATGTACGAAATATTTtgttcataatttaatcatcaattctcatttatatttttattttgtcgTACTTTTCGAATATAAGTGaaatattatgtaataaatttataaaagaatattataaaattcaagTAAGACTTTGGTTAAAATGATATagttaagaaatatatataaaaccaaatttataaaagtatatataaaactttctcaaaataatattcgttacttttaaaaataatattttttaataatttcacaactaaattgaaaaaatagatcAGTGAATCAAacacttaaaatataatatagattAATATACATTTTCTAATTAATAGCGTCAAgttaaatatattcttttga
This sequence is a window from Gossypium raimondii isolate GPD5lz chromosome 5, ASM2569854v1, whole genome shotgun sequence. Protein-coding genes within it:
- the LOC105768389 gene encoding CBS domain-containing protein CBSX5, translating into MAVSLLSHELSDLCLGKPALRSLSITSTIAEALEVLKTSDDNFVSIWNCDDDECCSRCVGKVCIVDVICYLCKDENLVSPSIALKQPVSVLLPKIPGLIIHVEPSCSLLEAIDLILEGAQNLVVPIKTKVFNNKRSKQQQKPFCWLTQEDIIRFLLSSIGLFSPISSFSIDTLNIISPNTLTIEYHSPASAAIGAISRALVEQTSVAVVDSERTLIGEISPFTLACCDETVAAALKTLSSMDLMAYIDCGGPPEELVKVVSAKLKEKNMNGMLQHFTVSMSCGGFSSSSSSDEEYSSSSMAVQVSPFPRPGRISRSMSYSARMVRRSEAIVCHPKSSLVAVMIQAIAHRVNYVWVIEEDCSLVGIVTFSDMLKVVRESFETMA